One Brachyspira pilosicoli P43/6/78 genomic window carries:
- a CDS encoding sialidase family protein, with the protein MKKIICFIVLLFTLNSCGTDYFYSSFTIRRELLWLTSLSEQTTLDTRAQITGTTTTFNRFSSPSIIATPANYLIAIYENRTISASDLDLYGINGRKKTEVTARISKDSASFDSTVTVGNTKGFDPTVSHGSPVSFLTKNGDIVVLSTGGAGFAQNLGAAQKTTLAVSISTNNGYEWTDWSNLDEKIFESLLNSSYDRFYTTPGNGITLRNGTLACMIDYKRDADSAAQGAAILYSKDDGKTWQLGGTLQYNGNGHRFAKIIAERTDGKLLIASVKDTGKNDINVYKNTGSIVWYLADTLDSSINTFSVTSPVVQDPTLGKITLFDKNSGGVVSGSSIKYHLKDSSTTIDGIILAHSYPQRKYQAPAGEVTVYNVTALSISADDGKTWTMITNVVGKEGTNFTAFRHSGLMVFRDGSIGLAYEEGVGPSFTDRQGYIPYYRRFGLSAISGGQYSYVGL; encoded by the coding sequence ATGAAAAAAATTATTTGTTTTATAGTTTTATTATTTACTCTAAATAGTTGCGGTACCGATTATTTTTATTCTAGCTTTACTATTCGCAGAGAATTATTATGGCTTACATCTTTATCAGAACAAACAACTCTTGACACTCGTGCACAAATTACTGGAACTACAACTACATTCAATCGTTTCTCTTCTCCTTCTATAATAGCAACACCTGCTAATTATTTAATAGCAATATACGAAAATAGAACAATTAGTGCATCTGATTTAGATCTTTATGGAATAAACGGAAGAAAAAAAACTGAAGTAACAGCAAGAATATCTAAAGATTCTGCATCATTTGATAGCACTGTTACAGTTGGAAATACAAAAGGTTTTGACCCCACAGTATCACATGGTTCTCCTGTTTCTTTTTTAACTAAAAATGGAGATATTGTAGTATTATCTACAGGAGGAGCAGGTTTTGCACAAAACCTTGGTGCTGCACAAAAAACAACATTAGCTGTAAGTATTAGTACAAATAATGGATATGAATGGACTGATTGGAGTAATTTGGATGAAAAAATATTTGAATCTCTTTTAAATAGTTCTTATGATAGATTTTATACAACTCCAGGAAATGGAATAACATTAAGAAATGGAACTTTAGCTTGTATGATAGATTATAAAAGAGATGCTGATTCAGCTGCACAAGGAGCTGCTATACTTTATTCAAAAGACGATGGTAAAACTTGGCAATTGGGCGGTACATTGCAATATAATGGAAATGGTCATAGATTTGCTAAAATTATAGCAGAGAGAACAGACGGTAAACTTCTTATAGCTTCAGTAAAAGATACTGGTAAAAATGATATAAATGTATATAAAAATACTGGAAGCATAGTTTGGTATTTGGCAGATACTCTTGATTCATCTATAAATACTTTTAGTGTAACTAGCCCAGTGGTACAAGACCCTACTCTGGGTAAAATAACATTATTTGATAAAAATAGTGGAGGTGTGGTATCTGGAAGCAGTATAAAATATCATCTTAAAGATTCAAGTACAACAATAGATGGCATTATTTTAGCTCATTCTTATCCTCAGCGTAAATATCAGGCACCTGCAGGAGAGGTAACTGTATATAATGTTACAGCTCTATCTATAAGTGCAGATGATGGTAAAACTTGGACTATGATTACAAATGTTGTAGGAAAAGAAGGAACTAATTTTACTGCTTTTAGACATAGCGGATTAATGGTGTTTAGAGATGGAAGTATCGGTTTAGCTTATGAAGAAGGTGTTGGACCTAGTTTTACAGATAGACAAGGATATATACCATATTATAGAAGATTTGGATTATCTGCAATATCCGGCGGACAATATTCTTATGTAGGTTTATAA
- a CDS encoding sialidase family protein — translation MKKIIYFLLIISFLTSISCKDITGLKDQLNNLGKPPEEIEIPDGVTDPDTGLINPDEGDNTGGSTEGGSTGGGSTGGGTTGPTYTVSSDFQSDSPMRRKILLQGVGNAYYRNPVIVVVNGHNIFAFSEKRYINSSAGQDAGVDGKTKVDIVYMVSANSGNTWSENESYVNPGNTPTSSINDSHSGHVVFKYSDDKIVIVASAGAGLARTDEDPDKKNPPSRVDYIVGTVNGTQITWSSWKEVKTTEGITLLEKARQTSAKYLEHDYNGRKYSQIGTQAAKGYVMTSEKTYMIMPIIFAHMGVNSYVYELTGRYVLQGTLDGNAVTWKEYESPIAYPGYGSHFSGRVGMWKETQVISTGTGNTKFLVSPSALWEKYKLGIVTEPSGQPKDTTITASEGSIGYYNLGTKWFGTWEYPIKDGWIQGDNNSYRSSGILMVTKYKDGVTYRDLTMYVVDDNINIRGKGFVVNSVGRSASVDMLADGTIVTYAEEGGDDYNYFNVFTRYSQAYIAKQTGN, via the coding sequence ATGAAAAAGATTATCTATTTTTTATTGATAATATCTTTTTTAACTTCTATAAGCTGTAAAGATATAACAGGTTTAAAAGATCAATTAAATAACTTAGGTAAACCACCTGAAGAGATAGAAATACCAGATGGAGTTACAGATCCAGATACAGGACTTATAAACCCTGATGAAGGAGATAATACAGGTGGAAGTACAGAAGGTGGTAGCACAGGCGGAGGAAGCACTGGAGGCGGAACTACTGGTCCTACATACACTGTTTCATCAGATTTTCAAAGTGATAGCCCTATGAGAAGAAAAATACTTCTTCAAGGTGTTGGTAATGCATACTATAGAAACCCTGTTATTGTTGTAGTTAATGGGCACAATATTTTTGCGTTCTCAGAAAAGAGATATATAAACTCTTCTGCAGGTCAAGATGCAGGTGTGGATGGCAAAACTAAAGTTGATATAGTTTATATGGTAAGTGCCAATAGCGGAAATACCTGGAGCGAGAATGAAAGTTATGTTAATCCAGGCAATACCCCAACAAGCAGTATAAACGATTCACACAGCGGTCATGTGGTATTTAAATATTCTGATGATAAAATAGTAATTGTAGCATCTGCAGGTGCAGGTTTAGCAAGAACAGATGAAGACCCAGACAAAAAAAATCCTCCTTCAAGAGTTGATTATATAGTTGGTACTGTAAATGGCACTCAAATTACTTGGAGCAGTTGGAAGGAAGTAAAAACAACTGAAGGTATTACATTATTAGAAAAAGCTAGACAAACTTCTGCTAAATATTTAGAACATGATTACAACGGAAGAAAATATTCTCAAATAGGTACACAGGCTGCAAAAGGTTATGTAATGACATCTGAAAAAACATATATGATTATGCCAATTATATTTGCACATATGGGCGTGAACTCTTATGTATACGAGCTTACAGGAAGATATGTTTTACAAGGAACTCTTGATGGTAATGCTGTAACTTGGAAGGAATATGAGAGTCCTATTGCCTATCCTGGATATGGTTCTCATTTTAGCGGAAGAGTTGGTATGTGGAAAGAGACACAGGTAATAAGTACTGGTACTGGTAATACTAAATTTCTTGTTAGCCCTAGTGCTTTATGGGAAAAGTATAAATTAGGTATTGTAACTGAACCAAGCGGTCAACCAAAAGATACAACAATAACAGCTTCAGAAGGTTCTATAGGTTATTATAATCTAGGTACAAAATGGTTTGGTACTTGGGAATACCCTATTAAAGATGGTTGGATACAAGGAGATAATAATAGTTATCGTTCAAGCGGAATATTGATGGTTACTAAATACAAAGATGGAGTTACATATAGAGATTTAACAATGTATGTTGTAGATGATAATATAAATATTAGAGGAAAAGGTTTTGTAGTAAATTCTGTTGGAAGGTCTGCTTCTGTAGATATGTTGGCTGATGGTACTATTGTTACTTATGCAGAAGAAGGCGGTGATGATTATAATTATTTCAATGTATTTACAAGATATTCTCAAGCCTACATTGCTAAACAAACTGGCAACTAA